GAGACCGTTGTGGCCTTCGATCTCGACCCCCAGGGCACCCTAGCGGCCTGGGGCAACAGCCGGCAGGCGGAGACCCCGGCAGTCGTCACGGTTCCGGCCGAGCGCACGGGCGAGCTGGGCGCGGTGCTCCGGGGCGTGGCCGGCAGGTTCTCCCTGGCGATCCTCGACACGGCCGGCGCGGACAACCCCATCACGCGGGCCGCGATGGAGCTTGGCACCCTGGCCCTCGTGCCCCTACGGCCCACCCGCCCCGATGGCCTCGCCATCAAGCCCACCGTCGAGGCGTTGATCCGCGGCGGCCGATCATTCGGGTTCGTGTTGAACCAATGCACCCCGAACGCCCGTAGCTCCCGAGCGG
This portion of the Lichenibacterium dinghuense genome encodes:
- a CDS encoding AAA family ATPase, producing the protein MRVVTLVTQKGGTGKSTLATSLAVAAGQAGETVVAFDLDPQGTLAAWGNSRQAETPAVVTVPAERTGELGAVLRGVAGRFSLAILDTAGADNPITRAAMELGTLALVPLRPTRPDGLAIKPTVEALIRGGRSFGFVLNQCTPNARSSRAAEMAAGLASLGLLAEPMIHARADYQDAFAAGQGVTEYAPKGQAAAEIRELWAWVNRQAKETGK